The genomic window tttggaacataaaaatttattaaaatgataaaataaaattatatatcagACTATTACagtaattttttgtatttataatatttttttgattatcAGCATCTTCTGTATACCATTTAAGGAATAGAGATATTtgagaataatatttttcttctgttaaacctatttttaatgaaatattatttatttatgtgtttatgtttatttaatatacttCGTCTCTAATATGTTATCTAGAAACTATGCATTAAaagaaacaataaaaaaataatatattagttaCAAAATTGTAAATGGATGAATTACtgaatcatatattttagtagAGTATATATTGCTATTCTTCATTactttatatgtatatattatgccCTGTTTGTTATGCCTATTTGTAGATTTATTgcttttgatatatttttaaattaatgaaattgttaaaatatttccttAGCAATTTTAACTtcaatttctattttttttttttttactaatttaatatatctcctaaatatataaatatatttaaaaaaaaacaaaaaatgggtacatgaatataaaggtttttcatttaaaaataatatataaattaatcttaaaaattatgatttttattagttaccatacaatataaagaataattttttgtttatctttaaaatatatatttatttatggaTTATGTACTATGCTATAAattgaatttattaaatgtattattgaacaaaattttatatacttatttacatattaactaaagaatatattataattaatgtaatataaatgttatacaaaatattactgtttttatttgttattactctaattatattgatttaataattaatatttttatgaataatagTTTGTActcataaaaaatgtttataacattagaattattaatagataacatactaaaatttaataattatttttttattatgtatagaagtgtattatatatatattctatacgTTCTGTACTCTATATAAACTCAATATCTCTATATAAGAAGTAAactatttttgtattttcgaTCAGGTTGaatttacaataatattatttaattcattgattacattaaataattgaattgtatattttcaaCATCCATTAATGAATtcatattgttttattttattgaaaattttgtttttattactaattaaatttaagataaaatttataaaattaatttttattattatcattctTTTCATAAGATGTAagattcattatatttatataaattttatcaaatatttAAGGAGccatagtaaaaaaaaagttttaaattaaatatagtaTTCTCTATCATTAAAAGTTAGttataatagtattaatttatttatacttattataCTAGAATATCAAGTTCTGTATCATGGggcaaaaaattaagtttatCTTAATTATGGAAATTGGTgcttttatccttttaacGTGGATATACTATTTTAGCCATGACATAGtatgattttattatttatggatatttgaattattcatatttttccagatttattattattaatatttctcttttccattagttaatttatttttttgaaaattttttacatattttttttaagagaacgtttaaaaaatatttccatGGGAATTGCAACTTcgttaaaaaattagatacaATAACTTATCGCTTACtagaaaaatgtaaacatcCTAAGGATTCAAGCATTGTAGGTTTAAATGAAGAGATACCAAGTAAtgcaatgaaaaaaaaaaaaaagtcatataattatgaatgTTGGGAAAagtcaaaaaataaacaatcaAATGGGCGTTCATCAACAAATCAGGAAGGTcacaaacaaaatataacaaataaatcttgtatgtttgaaacaaaaaaatattctcatgttgaaaaaaaaatattcaaagaactcGATTACATggtttttcttaaaaatagcAGGACAATTAGCAATAAGACTTACAGAAAGTTAGTACGTAAAAAATACGGATTGCGAATTGTTTTacctttattattgtttttgttattattaacagTATTCGTAGCAGATTTATCAGTGGGTTATGCATTTGAAACTGATGGAGGATCTTGGGGACTAATAGGTTTGacagaatatttaaaaacattGACGAAACAGAATATTGCATGGTTGAATACCTTTTTAGAATGGTTGAAGGATAATTTACCATGGTTATCGGCATGTCCTAATTTAAATACAGGTACCCATAAGGCCTGTTTTTTAGGACCAATATTTGgtattttgatatatttcaTACCCTTCCTTATACTAGGTGTCACATTTATATTggctattttttattaccacaagaaagttaaaaaatatgaaaaaattaagtacaGGAAAAGGTGAAGTGAATAATAAGGAATATGTTTACTTCTGTAAAGTAGTCCTTAATAtgaagtattatttttaatatatttggtTATATactcattaaataaaaactgctcatatttttttttaagaaccAATATATACTTTGCCTTTTTGATATAAACTAGTAAAAGTAAGCGTTCTTCTTTCTTTTGTGAATTTgcatgttttaattttttgcagTTTGCATTAAAAGTATTGTTTGCGTTTAATAAAATAGTGTGgattcaaatatttatatattttataaaatagtttttatgaattgtatattcatatacattaaaattaatatataataacaaaattcatataattttattgaagtGTGATAATTTATTCTGGATAAAAATGTTGTGTATACCTCTATTTTACatactaatataaaattattactttttcaatatattatggaaattaattatgatttttaaattaataataaatgttccttgctttttatttaatgaaaggaattgaatatattttgttgcattgatatgtaaatatatatttgttaactAAAGCGAAAACTTCACATTTATTCTGAAAAATGTATTCTatgagaaatatattataaaacatatttactataaaaatatttttaaccaacctttttttttttttgaataatataaatgtgaaattatgaatataagaaataaaataatttcatttttagttattaattataaatgttcAGTGAATAGAAGAttctaaaattttacaattaattgaagatataaaactaattattatattaatgttttcataataggaattttaatttgattgtgcaaaaaatatttaaatgtgtattatattaaatattaataaattaaaatataatatgctgtttgtattttttatatcactcaaagtttaaaataaagtattaaatttaattatatattaatgtataatttatataaaaatttttctttatttttaataattgtaaattactaaaattgtaatatatatactaaataaAGTTAAATTATGGTAGGGGTAATGTAagtaaatattctttttctacaggcatatattaatatgcaTGTGTTTTTTGgcatatttttgttattttcttatgtttataaatatataaagtaaagaactaaaatatttttttaaaatgtatataaatgtatgtaattTGTATTGACAATTACtaatcttttaatatttaagatttcattttaaaaattaaaagataataaaaacaagagtatacttttttttaatagatcattcataaatatgtgccatttttttttacttgttgagtaatatgaaataatgcctatttaaaaaacttctgcaaatttttataaaacatttaattaaataagagTAATGTATAGGGCTTCTTACGTAGTGATGTTAcgtttaattttaataatataattttatttattaaatgtgaTTTCTTTATAGGTTAACAtgaagataataatataataaaaatctatgctttatatataaattatatacatattatacacATTATTGATTAGacaataaattaatacatacttatattGTTTTCTGTGAAATTATATCTATGATctaaagaaaatgaaaaaacatatatggGAAATTTTACATAGGGtaactaaaaataattgtaatataaattttaattaaagatgtactttttattttttttaatattaatattattgcatattgttataatatttcttctgTATAAATAATGTGTACTCggaataatttaatttgtatatatatgtatattttttttatattttttatgtgttCTTTTCGAATACAATAGAAGAAAgaaatacaattattttaatctTAGTGCATTTGATTTAAAACAATGATATTTCTCTAAGGATAACTGTTAACCATGTTAAAAGATACTATATTCCCTgccataaaaatttttatgttgaCATACTAAATTACATTATGGAGAAACatgaatatgtatatcaTGAAATTTATactgatattttttttgtttataatatgtttatctAAGCTGATTCCAggatgaataaaataatatgaacattAAAATTACGAAGAATATACAGTATATATACCtaacatttatgtattatttaggaatatataatatatatagaaatataatgtagatatattttaacatggAATTTATATGAGCTTTATAAGAGAAAAACATTAGTATTATtctaaaaagagaaaaataagtTCAAAGAACAGAATAGAAAGGATAccatattaaaatgttatatatattttttgatgaTTGTTTACTTATAACATAAGCATCAAGGTTTATGGGTTCACGtgaatatacttttataaaaatgttaggTCTTAACTGATATATGCATTATAACTTTGTATACAGATTTTATAggttataatttttagtgtatttaaaataattttaatgtgGATCGAAATAATTAtcttagtaataataacccatcaattttgtatatatctattatgtaatttattaagACGAGTGAAGAAATTTACATACTCATAACTTTTATTTCCATTTGAAGTAGTACATTAATATACggttttttaatatttaaaatataagtgaaaatatatcttttctattatttttttaaattcctGAAAAttcatacaaataaaattataaaaagagtTATATACCTAGAATTCAttactaatataaaaaagcaaatccataagtttattaataattttttatacatacagTTTTTTCGATTATATTCTAAATTATATCTCTAATTCATAATATGTGcattatttgtaataaaaactataatttttacgtACTGCACATTGATTTACGTCGTAtaatttcttcatatttctagtaattttatttaataaagttCAAGGTATGTTTTTGTAAGaggatataattaaatataattattaagaatTGTTAATTGTACCTTGCTCATTTAAGTgaatattcaattttttatgtattttctaTGAACACAAATAGTTTTAAAGTATCATcttgtaaatttaaaagaaaataataaactgTGCAAATTAAATACTTGCGAAATTTGGTTATCTAAAGTTTAATGCAAAATAGCCAACTTGAGGTAGAGTTcaataaataatgttttcttaaaaataaatgaaaatttatttgattatcaattttaaaaacGTTCTATATTGtctaaatttataataaaaaaaaaaaaattaactacAAATGCATttgaatataaaagaaatttagaTAATCTACTGATATATAATGGAATTgctattaatataaatttaacaaatatatattattaagaaCATCTcgtaaataaaattttatgtttaaaatttaatattacagTTTAAGTAGacatttatatgtttgtaaaaatattataagaattaaaaatatgatataacatttatatagtataattaccttgaaaataattattttataaaattttagtaGGTGAACTTTCTAGGTattctataaatataataaaatataatgaatttttttttaatttaattaaaatcaattttcattattaaatataatatttgtatagTTATTCTTTTTGGTTTCCCAAATTACTGTTTACTAATAAatgcttttatttataatattagtaaatatttttgaatataaaaaaaataatatttacatttttaaatattatatccattttaattattatacatttttgtttttttagaAGTTGGATTAAATAAGGTTCCATTTTCATCGTTATTTAAtatctatattatatattaatattttgtaactacaaaacaaaatattataaaacagtaaaaacaatatataataaataacttataattcaatacataaaaaatgtat from Plasmodium malariae genome assembly, chromosome: 13 includes these protein-coding regions:
- the PmUG01_13058500 gene encoding fam-l protein, giving the protein MGQKIKFILIMEIGAFILLTWIYYFSHDIDSSIVGLNEEIPSNAMKKKKKSYNYECWEKSKNKQSNGRSSTNQEGHKQNITNKSCMFETKKYSHVEKKIFKELDYMVFLKNSRTISNKTYRKLVRKKYGLRIVLPLLLFLLLLTVFVADLSVGYAFETDGGSWGLIGLTEYLKTLTKQNIAWLNTFLEWLKDNLPWLSACPNLNTGTHKACFLGPIFGILIYFIPFLILGVTFILAIFYYHKKVKKYEKIKYRKR